The genomic stretch TCACGGTGAATCCGGCTGCGCTCTTTCGCGGCGTACTCGGCGTGGTCACCCACACGCCTGCGCGCGCATGGTGGCTGACGGCAGGCTGTGCGCTGGTCGCCGCCGCGCTGCTGCTGGTGGCGATGCCCGACCCCTTGCTCGGCGTCGCCTTCATCGCTGCGCTGTTGCTGGTCCTGGCGCTGCTCGAGGGCGGGGTGCGTCTGCTGCGCACGCTCGCACGGCGCCTGGCCGGGCATCCGGCGCTGGCTGGCCGCTTTACGTTGCGCATCGCGCTGTCCGGCCTGTACCGGCCGGACTCTCCGCTTCGCCCCACGCTGCTGTCGCTGGGGTCGGCGCTGACCTTGCTCGTGGCCTCCACGCTGGTCGTCCATGCCTTGCTGCTGACCATCGAGGAGACCGTGCCCGAGCGGGCCCCGGCGCTGGTGTTCTACGACATCGGCGCGGCACAGAAGGACGAGTTCCGCGCGCTCGTCGAGGCCTCGCCCAGTCTGAGTCAGCTCGACCTCGCCCCGCTGGTGCTGGGTCGTCTGGCCGGCGTCGGCGACGAGGCGCTGCGCGACAGCACGGACGCCCGGCGCCGCCTCGAAGCCAGCGACGAGCAGAAGATGAGTACGCTGCAGAACAACTTCGACCAGGTCGTCGTCACGCGCGGCAACTGGTGGCCGAACGACTATCGCGGACCCGCTCTGGTCGCCATGGAGGACCGCGAGGCCGACCAGCTCGGGCTAAAGGTCGGCGACACGCTGCAATTCGACATCATGGGCGAGCGCGTGAGCGCGAAGCTGGCCGCGATCTATGCGCAGAAGCGCTTCCAGTCGCGCCTGTGGCTGGAGGCGATCTTCTCCGACGGCGTGCTGGACCCCTTCATCACGCGTTACGTGGGCATGGCCTACATGGACGCGGGCGAGGCGGTCGCCGCCCAGAACCGGATTGCCGCAGCGCAGCCGAACGTCGTTACGGTGCGCACCGCGATGCTGCTCGACGAGGCGCGCGCCATCCTCACCCGTGCCGCCGCGGCCCTGAGCGCGGTCGGCGGGGTCACCTTGCTGGCAAGCCTGCTGGTGCTGGTCAGCGTGGTTGCGGCGAGCCGTGTACGGCAGATCTACCTGGCGACCCTGCTGCATACCTTGGGCGCCCGCGTCGGCGCGATCCGTGCTGCGCTGCATCTGGAGTACCTGCTGCTGGCGCTCGTGACCACGGTGTTTGCGACCGCCGTCGGCAGTGCGTTGGCGGGGCTGTTGCTGCACTACCGACTGCAACTCGACACTGCGCTCGGCTGGTGGATCGGGGGCCTGGTGGCTGCTGTGGTCAGCACTGTCGCCCTGAGCCTGGGTGCGCATCACCTCATGCGGCAACTTCGTCTGTCGCCTGCGGTGCTCTTGCGCGGCTTCGGCGCGTAGGGGAGGGGGCTCGGTCGCGCTCGAAGGTGTCGGGCGCGGCAATCAAAGGTGGGCGCTGCGCGACACACCCGGACCCGACACGTCGGTCACCCCCTGCAGATGTCATCCCATGCTTTTCAACGCATTCCTTCGACAGCCGACGCTGTCCGGCGCCGCTGGCACGAACAAGGGATGTGCACGCAGCCGACTCTGAAGGGTTATGCTTTATGCAATGCGGGGAATCTCAAGGTCCGGTTGTTCAGTGCTGTTTGCAAGGTCAGACGGGTCGCCTTTGCTGCGCAGGAACCGTTCATTGATCCTGGCCCAGGCGTGACGCCAGCATGATGAGGATCCTCCCGTCGTGCAGATGGAAGCGTGTCTGATGATCGGGCAGTGCGGTCTGGCAGCCCGACCCCAAATTTTTCTGCATCCTTTTGCGAGTGTGTTCGTCTCCATAAGTGAGATGCTTCAACGGATGGTCCAGTCAAGGAGTTTGAGATGACCACGCGATTGCGCGAGCTGTACGCCAGCAATACTCGTGAAGGCAACCTGCTTTTCTTCATGCTGGCGGTTTTTCTGCTGATTTACTTTGTTCCCGCCGGAACGACCCGCTTCGACAATGCCGTCCTCGAGGCCGTTCGCCTGACCAACTGGTACGCCAGAGAGCACGTCATTCTGTGTTTGCTGCCTGCCTTCCTGATTGCCGGTGCAATGTCGGCGTATATCAGCCAGGGGGCCGTCATGCGTTACCTGGGGCCCGAGGCGTCAAAGCCCGTGGCCTTTGGCGTGGCATCGGTTTCGGGCACGCTGCTTGCGGTCTGTTCGTGCACGGTCCTGCCCTTGTTCGGTGGCATCTACAAGCGCGGCGCGGGGCTGGGGGCGGCGATTGCATTCCTTTATTCAGGACCTGCCATCAATATCATGGCTGTCGTCGTCACCGCCAAGGTGCTGGGGGCCGAGATGGGGATTGCCCGTGCGGTCGGGGCCATCCTGTTTGCACTGGTCATTGGCACGATCATGCACCTGATCTATCGCAAGGAAGAGGCGCAGCGAACGGTCAAGAACAGTCGCGGATTTGGTGGCGATGACACAGACAAGCCCATGAGTGTGATTGCGGTCTTTTTCGCACTGATGGTCGGGGTGCTGGTCTTTGCCAACTGGGCTGCTGCCGACAGCGAAACCTGGATGCAGATTTACGCATGGAAGTGGCAGATTACGGCACTGCTCTCCGCGGCCCTGGCGGGCCTGCTGATCTGGCGCTGGCACTGGCCTGTCAATCAGTTGCTGATGCTCACTGCTGCAGTTGTGATTGCGGCTGTGATCGTGCCGAGCGCACCAGAGCTGCCCTTTGCCATCGGTATTGCGGGCCTGATGATCATTTCGGCACTGCGCGAGCAGGATCGCGAGTGGTCGATACAGAGCTGGGATTTCGCCAAGCAGATTCTGCCGCTGCTGCTGGGTGGGGTTTTCGTTGCGGGCTTCGCGCTGGGCCGTCCCGGTCACGAGGGCATCATTCCCTCGGAATGGGTCGCGGCGGCTGTGGGCGACAACACACTGAGCTCCACCATCATCGCCTCGGTCCTGGGCGCGC from Parazoarcus communis encodes the following:
- a CDS encoding permease codes for the protein MTTRLRELYASNTREGNLLFFMLAVFLLIYFVPAGTTRFDNAVLEAVRLTNWYAREHVILCLLPAFLIAGAMSAYISQGAVMRYLGPEASKPVAFGVASVSGTLLAVCSCTVLPLFGGIYKRGAGLGAAIAFLYSGPAINIMAVVVTAKVLGAEMGIARAVGAILFALVIGTIMHLIYRKEEAQRTVKNSRGFGGDDTDKPMSVIAVFFALMVGVLVFANWAAADSETWMQIYAWKWQITALLSAALAGLLIWRWHWPVNQLLMLTAAVVIAAVIVPSAPELPFAIGIAGLMIISALREQDREWSIQSWDFAKQILPLLLGGVFVAGFALGRPGHEGIIPSEWVAAAVGDNTLSSTIIASVLGALMYFSTLTEVPIVDALMGAGMGKGPALALLLAGPALSLPNMLVIRTILGTEKTAVYCALVVVMATITGFVYGNWS
- a CDS encoding ABC transporter permease translates to MRSLLSLAWRDLRGGGRTLWVFCACLSLGVALIAASGGLYRQVSESLLADTRALFGGDLEVRVRAPLDDDMLEWMRARGAVSRLIEFRTMLITGNGDAQLVELQSVDDAYPLYGTLRFAPERSLEEATAERDGHHGVVLDRVLADRLGLAPGDRIELGNASLDVRALIVRQPDRSLRADWSGPPVLISAAALDATGLLQPGSRPAYRYRVRTDEVPDAWRIAFLDAFPDSEAEVRTFIERNARLGEVLGQIGSGVLLIGFSALFIGGLGVFNSVQAYLQGKLGTLATLRALGLRDGRLAAVYLLQVLILGGASAVVGALLGGVLALVGTGVVAERLPLADDWTMLIGPSLMAVLFGVVIALLFALPALGRALTVNPAALFRGVLGVVTHTPARAWWLTAGCALVAAALLLVAMPDPLLGVAFIAALLLVLALLEGGVRLLRTLARRLAGHPALAGRFTLRIALSGLYRPDSPLRPTLLSLGSALTLLVASTLVVHALLLTIEETVPERAPALVFYDIGAAQKDEFRALVEASPSLSQLDLAPLVLGRLAGVGDEALRDSTDARRRLEASDEQKMSTLQNNFDQVVVTRGNWWPNDYRGPALVAMEDREADQLGLKVGDTLQFDIMGERVSAKLAAIYAQKRFQSRLWLEAIFSDGVLDPFITRYVGMAYMDAGEAVAAQNRIAAAQPNVVTVRTAMLLDEARAILTRAAAALSAVGGVTLLASLLVLVSVVAASRVRQIYLATLLHTLGARVGAIRAALHLEYLLLALVTTVFATAVGSALAGLLLHYRLQLDTALGWWIGGLVAAVVSTVALSLGAHHLMRQLRLSPAVLLRGFGA